The nucleotide sequence TCATGGAGTGCTACCACTGCGCCACCATCCACCCCGAGCTGACCAGAGTGATACCGGAATTCGCACGCGGCCAGGCGGCTCAGCGATCGGTGGGACGCGGCGCCGAATTCGGCTCGGCGGTAGCAGGTTTCACCGTGGACGGCCGGGCAGGCTTCACCGCCCTACCCGGAATCAGGCCGGAGCAGGACCGACGCTACTTCGCCATCACCGTCAAACCGACGGTGTTCATCAACCTGGTCCCCGACCACGCGATCATCCACCGGATGTTCCCGATCGCCGCCGACCGAACCATCGTGGAATGTGACTGGCTCTATGCCCCCGAGGTGGCCGCGGCCGGTGACATTGCGCACTCGGTCGAACTGTTCCATCGCGTCAACGAGCAGGACTTCGACGCCTGCCAGCGGACCCAGCCCGCGATGTCGTCACGCGCCTACCGCACCGGCGGTGTGCTGGTTCCCGCCGAGCACCACATCGCCGAATTCCATCAGTGGGTCATCGCACGCATCGGCACCCCCGCGGTGACGGGGTAACCGAGGTGCCCGTGAGCAGCGGTATATCGTCGATGATCATGGGGACAGGCAACGACGGCGGTGCCTCCGAGTCAGACCCTGCCCCCACCGTTCAATCGGTTGACCGGGCCCTGCTGGTGCTCGAACTGTTGGCGGACCTGGGCAAAGCGGGGGTGACCGAGGTCGCCGATGAGCTCGGGGTACACAAATCAACCGCGTCGCGGCTGATCACCGCGCTGGAAGCACGCGGCTACGTCGAACAGCTCTCCGATCGCGGCAAGTACCAGCTCGGAATCGGGGTGTCGCGACTGGCCCGCGCCCGCAGCGGTCACTCGGACCTGGTGAAGCTGAGCCAGGACGCCTGCGACAAGCTGGCGGCGGACTTGGGTGAAACGGCCAACCTGGCAATCCTCGACGAAAACCGCGCCGTCAACATCGTCGAGGCGGTCAGCACCGCCGAAATCGCACTGCAAACCTGGGTGGGCCAGAGCTGCCCAGTGCACGCCACCTCATCCGGCAAGGTGTTGCTGGCCGGTCTGGACGCAGATGAGGTACGCCAGCGGGTCGGCGCGACATTGGACAGCTTCACCGAGAACACCATCGTCACCATCGACGCGTTGGAGGCCCAACTCGCGGCCACCCGCGCGGCCGGCTGGGCCAGCGCACGTGAGGAGCTCGAAATCGGCCTCAACGCGGTCGCCGCGCCGGTCTACGACAGCACCGGACGGGTTGCCGCGGCGCTGAGTGTCTCCGGACCGGCCTACCGGCTACCGGCCTCCGACTTCGAAGAGGTCGCCCAACAGACCATTGCCGCGGCCGACGCGGTGAGTCGAGGGCTGGGCTGGACGGACCGCATCTCCTGATACCGAGGCCGCCGCTCACGGGCGGTGACAGGTAGCTTCCAGGGCTTTCGCGGCTTCCAAGGTTTCTTCATGAATCCCGGAAGGCCCCGGGTGGATCTTTTTCTCACGGAACCCACCGCGCCGCCGAGGCGGCCGACGAGAAGCCCATGAGGAAAGGAGCTCATCGTGTCGAAGACCTTCATGAACCGAGTCGCCACCGCAGCGCGCGCCGCCACCGCGGCGGCCTTCATTGGCGCGGCCGCGGCCGGAGCGTTCGCCGCCCCCGCTCTGGCCAGCCCCGCTCCCCAGACCGAAGCCACCGGCGCGCTGTACGGCCACCCTGACACGGCCGCTCAGTACTGGCAGATGCAGCACCTGCCCGACAACTGCGTGCTGATGTCGGTCGCCGACGTGGTCGG is from Mycobacterium marinum and encodes:
- a CDS encoding IclR family transcriptional regulator; translation: MIMGTGNDGGASESDPAPTVQSVDRALLVLELLADLGKAGVTEVADELGVHKSTASRLITALEARGYVEQLSDRGKYQLGIGVSRLARARSGHSDLVKLSQDACDKLAADLGETANLAILDENRAVNIVEAVSTAEIALQTWVGQSCPVHATSSGKVLLAGLDADEVRQRVGATLDSFTENTIVTIDALEAQLAATRAAGWASAREELEIGLNAVAAPVYDSTGRVAAALSVSGPAYRLPASDFEEVAQQTIAAADAVSRGLGWTDRIS